The Sesamum indicum cultivar Zhongzhi No. 13 linkage group LG6, S_indicum_v1.0, whole genome shotgun sequence genomic interval ATATGATTCATGCAGTAACCTTCAAATAACTGGAGAACTTATAAGACTAACTGGTTGTCCTGGTGTTGGTGGTCATAACAGACTCGTTTATAGAGAATATCTCTGAATCCATGTCAAACATCACATGTAGTGCCCATGATGAAGAGATTGAAGGATGTCGGGATGACTCTTATGCTCTCATACTTAAACTGATTGCAATTGCTGCAATCCTCATTGCTGGAGTTTGTGGTGTGGCTATTCCATTAGTTGGCAAGAAGCGCCGCTTCCTACGGACCGATTCCAACCTCTTTGTTACTGCCAAAGCCTTTGCTGCTGGTGTCATTCTTGCCACTGGCTTTGTCCACATGTTACCAGATGCCACATCAGCATTAACTGACTCTTGTCTGCCAAAGCATCCATGGTCAAAGTTCCCCTTTTCTGGGTTTATTGCAATGATGGCTGCATTGGCCACATTGCTGGCTGACTTTGTTGGGACGCAATATTATGAGAGGAAACAGgagaaacaaaaccaaattgTTCAGGCAGGTCCATCGGACGTAGTGTCTGAATCAGGGATAGTTCCAGTTGAAACGAGGGGTTATAGCGGAAAAGTGTTTGGAGAAGAGGAAGGGGGTGCAATGCACATCGTTGGGATGCATGCGCATGCAGCACACCATAGACACAGTCACTCACAAGAACAGGGGGCATGTCAAGGCCATCCGAGAGAGGATTCCTACGGTCACTCACACTCGCATGGGATTGGCGGTGGGGATGAGGAAAGCGGTGTCAGGCACATTGTCGTTTCACAGGCATGTTCATATCTATTCCATTTTACTGTCgctggaaaaagaaaatatactgCAAGCTAAATCAATCTGAAGATAtagataattaagaaaaattgcataGTTTTCTTTGTGGAATGATTTGAAAGTGGGATATTCAGTAAATTCACTCTGAATATTTAAGCTATCATCATTCACATATATGGGCAGATGCACATATGTGGATGAGTTCAAATTTTTAGGTTTTGATGAATGACTCAAAGATAAATCTTTTACTACAACTAAGAAACTGAACTTGTTATCTTGGTTGTGATTTCTTGCGCAACTTCTGCTAGCAGATAGTTCTATAAGCAAAATCAATAGATGATTAGATTGTGTATTTGTAATTGCGCACGGGCAAATTGTTTTGTTGCATTCCTTTTTCATAAGTgaacatatttaattgattttattattttctttatcagCAGTGTGCCTCTTACCATATCTCAAATAGCTTTGTCACGTACATTTCTAATTTGGTTTCTGGTCCTTCAGTGACAAAggctttctttgtttttccacTCATTGTTATAATCTGAATCATATTTGTAATCCATAGATAGGACAGTGGGACGAATGTGCTGGAATAGGCCATATATGTATAACATCAGTATGGATTTTCTGCATAGCTTTCTAGTTTAAAGCTTATGGAATCACCCATAAATGATGGTAACCAGGAGGAAAATGGGACTGCGCCGAAGGAAAAGGATgactaattttgaaatttgttctGTCAGTCTCATCTCTCAGCTGATTGGTTAAAATGTCTCTGACTCATGTCGGGTCCTTAAATGGTCTAATTATTGTTGTTCATATATTCCATCACTAAGCATCACCAAAAGAGCTGATTTATAGTACCGACTCTGTTTTTACAGGTTCTGGAACTTGGGATAGTTTCACACTCAGTGATCATAGGATTGTCACTCGGAGTCTCACATAGCCCATGCACAATAAGACCCTTGATCGGAGCACTATCATTCCATCAGTTCTTTGAAGGTTTTGCTCTTGGAGGCTGCATCTCACAGGCCCAGTTTAGGAACCTTCATTCGACCCTGATGGCATGCTTTTTCGCATTAACAACCCCCATCGGGATCTCTGTTGGGATTGGTGTTTCTTCAATTTACAATGCTGATAGCCCAAGAGCGCTAATAATAGAAGGCATATTCGACTCGATATCTGCCGGAATTCTGGTGTACATGGCGCTAGTGGATTTAATAGCAGCGGATTTCTTGAGTAAGAGAATGAGCTGCAATTTGAGGCTGCAAGTGGTGTCATATTTCGCTTTGTTCTTAGGGGCAGCGCTGATGTCTTCACTAGCAGTATGGGCATAACTAAAACCTGAGTATTTGAGCAAATAGATgagtatttttgtttatggTTCTTTTATTCTTTCCTTTGAATTGCCCATCCCTGCTTGTTTCTGTTGTTGTTAGATGGTGAACTGATGATGGTCTCCTCCAACATGGCCATTTTTTGTTCTGAAGATCATGTTCATGTAAAAGGTTTAGTGTAGCTCTCAAGAAATGGTGTTGTATTTTAGTTAAGGAATTCAAGTCCGCTGATTACACTTCTTCCATTGTCGTACAGCTTCACTTTCCCTGATTACAAAGTATGTTTGTCCTGATAAACGCGTGACTTCTAAGTCAGCAACATTTGGTAAATGATGAATCAAAAGTTGAGGAAAAATGTACATTTTGAACTTAatgtggggtggggggggggggggggtgcaAGTCCGTCAGGCAACCTTGTATTTGTTGGGCTGGTTTTCGGACAGGTTTGTGGGTTGGCACTGCACTATGACTAAGCCTGATCAACATCTCTGGAACTTGGATTTGACAAAGATTGCCATGAAACGAAGTAATAGTAAAAGCCCATCAACGTAGTAGAGGCATAGAACTGTTTGTGGGTTTTAAGAATTAACATGATTTACGATTTAGTTGATATCCCATTATTCAAGATACTGTCCATTTTGATTACGTACGAatcttatgattttatttttcaaaagtactTCGATTATGTACGAatcttatgattttattttacaaaagtgcttctttaagaagaaaaggcattaaactttataaattgtttaaacatctcatttgtaattaatgtagaatgtttgtctatattatTAATGCTCAAACGAAAAACTTAGGATGAAGATAGAAAAAACAATAACTCGTTAGAGAAAGTACTTCAATCTTATAAAAATCGCTATATCacatcaatcaaaataagaaaCTTGCCTAGATGAAGAATCTAATATGTTTATGAAGGAAACAGTCGGTAGGATTGGGATCCGATTCATGTGTTGGTGAGTTCAGATTCTTACTATGTTTAGTACGTTTTTCACTCCTCACAAGCCCAAAATAGTGTGTGAAGGAGAAACATCGGTAGCCGTAGATTTCAGTGGCACCGAACGCAGCACTTGATCTTGTGGCCCAGACTGCGCCCAACCCTATCAGCATCAACTCCGAGGCCCCACGATTGATTATTTAATGCCAAAGATTCACCAACTCCCACGCCTACCAAACCCACTAACCATGACTCGCAATCACGTCATGTAATTGAAACCACAATTCTTTAAATTggctttatttttcctttttcttcttcaaataaGATTAGATTTTTGTGAGTAGATATTGAATCTTGTTTTGATTCTTTGAATCCTCAACTGCGCTtcttatttcccttttatggaACAAATTGTACCACGATAACTAAATTTTGGCTACGGATGAGTATCTATTCAGAATGGGCAGAAAATGCtcaaaatgcccttaatgaagggcattTCAGTCTTTTTGTGATTCTTAGATCCGTGCCCTTTGATTAGGCGAGTCGGAGAGACTCTTATCCGGATCCGAATACTCGTTAGAAGACCCAGACAATGAATACCATCCGATCCCGAATGAGGCTCAcaggataaggccacgtggcctatTCAACAGTATCCACCTAAgccctataaatactccaagACGCCATATTTAGAGGTAATTAATTCTGAGTCTTTTCGATCTGAACCTTTGATCGCATCATTTCACCTCGATCTacctaacttaagcatcggaggattgttgtcggggacgtgcccaaCGAGCTCACCgttcttgttttattatcAGGAACCCAACATTTGATCTCGGAGGGATTAACTATCTGTGTGAAGATCGGTCTTCCTGGTCGTTGAATTCGTGCAAGATCAGctgcaaaaaaattatgattgaattgataaaaattctaatttaaattgaatttctatgTCTGAATATTgctgaaataatatttttgtttgtttgcatGTGTTGTATTGATGTGCGGTGAGAATTCAGATAAGTGAAATGTGAAAGAGAATCTGCCAGCCATGAATCTTACACACACatcacaatatttttcattgtaaaactaaaattcGAATTAATTTTGGCCATTGAATCTCAATCCCTCCCCCTTCATTTCCTTCCATACATTCTCAAATTGCCTCTGTTTTTgcatgaaaaacaaatattttttttgcccTCGTTGCACAAACTTGTGCACAGAAAGTGCAgattttattaccaaaaagCACTGGATTGCAGAATATCAAGAATTGCACGGGACCCCAGAAAATCCATGTCCTTTTCCTCAAGTTGGTATTCAGTGCCCACGCCCTTCACCCACCACATCTTCAAATTAATCTCGCAAAGTATTTTATGTTTCATACTACAcaaaaatacatcaaattcTTT includes:
- the LOC105164670 gene encoding zinc transporter 4, chloroplastic, yielding MSFLEDLLPVLWSGRFGERIRVYSDSFIENISESMSNITCSAHDEEIEGCRDDSYALILKLIAIAAILIAGVCGVAIPLVGKKRRFLRTDSNLFVTAKAFAAGVILATGFVHMLPDATSALTDSCLPKHPWSKFPFSGFIAMMAALATLLADFVGTQYYERKQEKQNQIVQAGPSDVVSESGIVPVETRGYSGKVFGEEEGGAMHIVGMHAHAAHHRHSHSQEQGACQGHPREDSYGHSHSHGIGGGDEESGVRHIVVSQVLELGIVSHSVIIGLSLGVSHSPCTIRPLIGALSFHQFFEGFALGGCISQAQFRNLHSTLMACFFALTTPIGISVGIGVSSIYNADSPRALIIEGIFDSISAGILVYMALVDLIAADFLSKRMSCNLRLQVVSYFALFLGAALMSSLAVWA